In Athalia rosae chromosome 6, iyAthRosa1.1, whole genome shotgun sequence, one DNA window encodes the following:
- the LOC105693234 gene encoding BTB/POZ domain-containing protein 17: MFESFVVPVIRDIISSGTIRRMTGVSTMGDNKKINASSLRSGPAGEPETSGSIEVDNSSTVLLKIATLYAERLMNDICLIVDSVEYPAHRLILCASSDVFQVMLMSPQWTESQESRVTLQETPQCAAIFSEFLRYFYTGQIRINYGVVLPILSLADKYNVRDLISLCISYMHSHIAAAATHGLLVSWLQYTTNCGHRMVAQSCQNFIKWNLELVAKTADFENFEPDVLVSLLHQSSLVVRDEMTLYECLESWLDHQACRLKIELLPVDLDAALEQIVIAVMSCVRFPMMSPRQLAKLLLSPLTKKYKEFFVERMAIGMSFHSGQYERVNEVTRTEEDGGLLFEPRLYTNDTCSSLLTIENFRSLPSYHTRTLVFSSHSYLAECAGDRTCEWVVDIYPKGVWFKTFFLIVWQGNVEVPEHVIRSVRLSLTCKEPPPASEPDMRVKIGVLFYGLQDGVEHIARVSEVIHRFSTDDRVLNLDDLLPFEELNPKQPSVGNVVSPFLVGPNKDMLKLHIVISPANSIESQARKRSQDMFSL, encoded by the exons ATGTTTGAATCCTTCGTGGTACCAGTAATCAGGGATATAATATCTAGTGGCACAATTCGGCGAATGACAGGCGTTTCCACAATGGgggacaacaaaaaaattaatgcatCTAGCTTACGATCAGGCCCTGCTGGAGAACCGGAGACGTCTGGATCAATAGAA GTTGACAACTCGAGTACAGTTCTACTGAAAATAGCCACACTGTATGCCGAGCGGTTGATGAATGATATTTGCCTTATAGTAGACAGTGTCGAATATCCGGCTCATCGTCTAATTCTATGTGCCTCCAGCGACGTTTTTCAG GTGATGCTAATGAGTCCGCAATGGACAGAATCACAAGAAAGTAGAGTCACATTGCAGGAAACACCGCAGTGCGCTGCTATATTCAGCGAATTTCTACGCTACTTTTACACAGGCCAGATAAGGATCAACTATGGAGTGGTTCTACCTATTCTATCTCTGGCAGACAAGTATAATGTGAGGGATTTAATTTCTCTCTGTATCAGTTACATGCACAGCCATATTGCTGCAGCAGCTACTCATGGCCTGCTTGTTTCTTGGTTACAATACACTACAAACTGTGGACATCGTATGGTAGCTCAGTCCTGCCAGAATTTCATAAAATGGAATTTGGAATTAGTTGCCAAAACagctgattttgaaaattttgaaccagATGTCCTCGTGTCGCTCTTACATCAGAGCAGTTTGGTTGTTAGGGATGAAATGACTCTATACGAATGTCTGGAATCCTGGCTGGATCATCAGGCATGTCGATTGAAGATTGAACTTCTCCCCGTAGACCTCGACGCAGCATTAGAACAGATAGTCATTGCTGTTATGTCCTGTGTCAGATTTCCAATGATGTCACCCCGGCAGTTGGCAAAGTTGCTGCTCTCGCCATTGACAAAAAAGTACAAggaattttttgttgaaagAATGGCTATTGGAATGTCATTTCATTCGGGACAATACGAGAGAGTCAATGAAGTTACCAGAACCGAGGAAGATGGTGGTCTGCTTTTTGAACCCAGGTTGTACACGAACGACACATGTAGCTCTTTGCTTACCATAGAAAATTTCCGTAGCTTACCTTCTTATCACACCAGAACACTGGTTTTCTCAAGTCATTCATATTTGGCTGAATGTGCGGGAGATCGAACCTGCGAATGGGTTGTAGATATTTACCCTAAAGGCGTATGGTTCAAAACATTTTTCCTTATAGTTTGGCAGGGTAATGTCGAAGTACCAGAGCATGTGATTAGATCGGTAAGATTATCTCTCACTTGTAAGGAACCACCACCCGCTAGCGAGCCTGATATGCGGGTAAAAATAGGTGTTTTGTTTTATGGTCTACAAGACGGCGTAGAACACATAGCCAGAGTAAGTGAAGTCATTCACAGGTTCAGCACGGATGACCGCGTCCTCAACTTGGATGACCTTTTACCCTTCGAAGAGCTCAACCCAAAGCAACCCTCAGTTGGGAATGTCGTTTCACCCTTTCTCGTCGGCCCCAACAAAGATATGCTCAAATTGCACATTGTTATATCTCCAGCAAATTCAATAGAGTCCCAGGCTCGGAAACGTTCTCAAGATATGTTTAGTTTATGA
- the LOC105693232 gene encoding putative thiamine transporter SLC35F3 isoform X4 — protein MGSGGVGEVPTIFHPRRSRAPSIVLNDEQQNNGPYASPVQVILDTSASGCEQQGCSASGGCCDTSITCRSVDPGGGVQSQQSCVTGSSSNSVSTCYASCCAESAKKIYFGICVTICVTASWVGATHCMKYLYFQKPEAINNQGSIPSNVSGLHHHHISLPYNAPFFTTWFCTNWAVLYFPVYFLCRVAKTKCSNLSEIVAESLRGFRDKGFTGGRFLTRCSLFCGLWVVTNYMYIHSLRILLATDVMALFATNVCCVYLLSWVILHEQFVGVRIVAVILCDTGIALLAYMDGISGSPTLGGVVLATSAAAGSAVYKVLFKKVIGETTFGQVSLFFSLVGLCNAALLWPICLALYFSGVESVQWTRLPWPALLSASILHLVANMLGNFSIALTYDLFITLGLITAVPVSAALDVVLYGAHFVGMKLAGMILIAVGFFLVMFPDNWPDYITRLLRNIIAMSHNVRWSRRHRHGSSGGTSRDAIDYRTGYIKSHLRSPSGRVR, from the exons ATGGGTAGCGGCGGGGTTGGAGAGGTCCCCACCATATTTCACCCCAGAAGATCGCGTGCTCCGAGCATTGTGTTAAACGACGAACAACAAAATAATGGACCTTACGCCAGTCCTGTCCAAGTTATATTAGATACATCAGCTTCAG GATGTGAACAGCAAGGCTGTAGTGCTAGTGGAGGATGTTGCGACACTTCAATAACTTGCAGGTCTGTAGATCCAGGAGGAGGAGTTCAAAGTCAACAATCCTGTGTCACTGGTAGTTCTTCGAACTCCGTTTCAACTTGTTATGCCTCATGTTGTGCTGAGTCGGCAAAAAAG ATCTACTTCGGTATATGTGTGACAATATGTGTGACAGCTAGTTGGGTTGGTGCAACTCattgtatgaaatatttatactttCAAAAACCAGAAGCAATCAATAATCAGGGTTCGATACCTTCGAATGTGTCCGGACTACATCATCATCAT ATATCCCTACCATATAACGCTCCATTTTTCACAACGTGGTTCTGTACCAACTGGGCTGTTCTGTATTTTCCGGTATACTTTCTATGCAGAGTAGCAAAAACCAAGTGCTCAAATCTGTCAGAAATTGTGGCAGAAAGCCTCCGTGGTTTTCGCGACAAAGGATTCACTGGCGGACGGTTTTTAACTCGATGCAGTCTTTTTTGTGGGCTATGGGTGGTAACAAATTATATgtacattcattcattgagGATACTACTAGCCACAGATGTTATGGCTCTCTTTGCCACCAATGTTTGCTGTGTTTACCTTCTTTCTTGGGTCATTCTTCACGAACAATTTGTCGGTGTTAGG aTAGTAGCAGTCATCTTATGCGATACAGGGATTGCATTACTTGCATACATGGATGGTATTTCGGGAAGTCCAACTCTTGGTGGTGTTGTACTCGCCACATCAGCTGCAGCTGGATCCGCGGTATACAAA GTATTGTTCAAGAAAGTAATAGGAGAAACCACATTCGGCCAAGTGTCTTTATTCTTCTCATTGGTTGGACTTTGTAATGCTGCCTTGCTTTGGCCAATTTGCCTTGCCTTATATTTCTCTGGAGTCGAAAGTGTGCAATGGACTCGCTTGCCATGGCCAGCTCTACTCTCTGCTAGTATCCTTCACCTGG TAGCAAATATGTTGGGAAACTTCAGTATTGCCTTGACCTACGATTTGTTCATAACTCTTGGCCTGATCACTGCTGTGCCGGTGTCTGCAG CTCTCGACGTGGTACTTTACGGAGCCCACTTCGTTGGTATGAAGCTAGCAGGGATGATTTTGATAGCTGTGGGATTTTTCCTCGTAATGTTTCCAGACAATTGGCCAGATTACATCACGCGGTTACTGCG AAACATAATCGCGATGAGTCACAATGTAAG ATGGAGCAGGAGACACAGACACGGGTCGTCAGGTGGTACATCACGTGACGCAATTGACTATAGAACGGGATACATAAAATCTCATTTACGGTCACCTTCTGGAAGAGTTCGGTGA
- the LOC105693232 gene encoding putative thiamine transporter SLC35F3 isoform X5 — protein sequence MGSGGVGEVPTIFHPRRSRAPSIVLNDEQQNNGPYASPVQVILDTSASGCEQQGCSASGGCCDTSITCRSVDPGGGVQSQQSCVTGSSSNSVSTCYASCCAESAKKIYFGICVTICVTASWVGATHCMKYLYFQKPEAINNQGSIPSNVSGLHHHHISLPYNAPFFTTWFCTNWAVLYFPVYFLCRVAKTKCSNLSEIVAESLRGFRDKGFTGGRFLTRCSLFCGLWVVTNYMYIHSLRILLATDVMALFATNVCCVYLLSWVILHEQFVGVRIVAVILCDTGIALLAYMDGISGSPTLGGVVLATSAAAGSAVYKVLFKKVIGETTFGQVSLFFSLVGLCNAALLWPICLALYFSGVESVQWTRLPWPALLSASILHLVANMLGNFSIALTYDLFITLGLITAVPVSAALDVVLYGAHFVGMKLAGMILIAVGFFLVMFPDNWPDYITRLLRWSRRHRHGSSGGTSRDAIDYRTGYIKSHLRSPSGRVR from the exons ATGGGTAGCGGCGGGGTTGGAGAGGTCCCCACCATATTTCACCCCAGAAGATCGCGTGCTCCGAGCATTGTGTTAAACGACGAACAACAAAATAATGGACCTTACGCCAGTCCTGTCCAAGTTATATTAGATACATCAGCTTCAG GATGTGAACAGCAAGGCTGTAGTGCTAGTGGAGGATGTTGCGACACTTCAATAACTTGCAGGTCTGTAGATCCAGGAGGAGGAGTTCAAAGTCAACAATCCTGTGTCACTGGTAGTTCTTCGAACTCCGTTTCAACTTGTTATGCCTCATGTTGTGCTGAGTCGGCAAAAAAG ATCTACTTCGGTATATGTGTGACAATATGTGTGACAGCTAGTTGGGTTGGTGCAACTCattgtatgaaatatttatactttCAAAAACCAGAAGCAATCAATAATCAGGGTTCGATACCTTCGAATGTGTCCGGACTACATCATCATCAT ATATCCCTACCATATAACGCTCCATTTTTCACAACGTGGTTCTGTACCAACTGGGCTGTTCTGTATTTTCCGGTATACTTTCTATGCAGAGTAGCAAAAACCAAGTGCTCAAATCTGTCAGAAATTGTGGCAGAAAGCCTCCGTGGTTTTCGCGACAAAGGATTCACTGGCGGACGGTTTTTAACTCGATGCAGTCTTTTTTGTGGGCTATGGGTGGTAACAAATTATATgtacattcattcattgagGATACTACTAGCCACAGATGTTATGGCTCTCTTTGCCACCAATGTTTGCTGTGTTTACCTTCTTTCTTGGGTCATTCTTCACGAACAATTTGTCGGTGTTAGG aTAGTAGCAGTCATCTTATGCGATACAGGGATTGCATTACTTGCATACATGGATGGTATTTCGGGAAGTCCAACTCTTGGTGGTGTTGTACTCGCCACATCAGCTGCAGCTGGATCCGCGGTATACAAA GTATTGTTCAAGAAAGTAATAGGAGAAACCACATTCGGCCAAGTGTCTTTATTCTTCTCATTGGTTGGACTTTGTAATGCTGCCTTGCTTTGGCCAATTTGCCTTGCCTTATATTTCTCTGGAGTCGAAAGTGTGCAATGGACTCGCTTGCCATGGCCAGCTCTACTCTCTGCTAGTATCCTTCACCTGG TAGCAAATATGTTGGGAAACTTCAGTATTGCCTTGACCTACGATTTGTTCATAACTCTTGGCCTGATCACTGCTGTGCCGGTGTCTGCAG CTCTCGACGTGGTACTTTACGGAGCCCACTTCGTTGGTATGAAGCTAGCAGGGATGATTTTGATAGCTGTGGGATTTTTCCTCGTAATGTTTCCAGACAATTGGCCAGATTACATCACGCGGTTACTGCG ATGGAGCAGGAGACACAGACACGGGTCGTCAGGTGGTACATCACGTGACGCAATTGACTATAGAACGGGATACATAAAATCTCATTTACGGTCACCTTCTGGAAGAGTTCGGTGA
- the LOC105693232 gene encoding putative thiamine transporter SLC35F3 isoform X3: protein MGSGGVGEVPTIFHPRRSRAPSIVLNDEQQNNGPYASPVQVILDTSASGCEQQGCSASGGCCDTSITCRSVDPGGGVQSQQSCVTGSSSNSVSTCYASCCAESAKKIYFGICVTICVTASWVGATHCMKYLYFQKPEAINNQGSIPSNVSGLHHHHISLPYNAPFFTTWFCTNWAVLYFPVYFLCRVAKTKCSNLSEIVAESLRGFRDKGFTGGRFLTRCSLFCGLWVVTNYMYIHSLRILLATDVMALFATNVCCVYLLSWVILHEQFVGVRIVAVILCDTGIALLAYMDGISGSPTLGGVVLATSAAAGSAVYKVLFKKVIGETTFGQVSLFFSLVGLCNAALLWPICLALYFSGVESVQWTRLPWPALLSASILHLVANMLGNFSIALTYDLFITLGLITAVPVSAALDVVLYGAHFVGMKLAGMILIAVGFFLVMFPDNWPDYITRLLRNIIAMSHNVSTTSSQHRGGGRSAVNRSRRQSIQHRQFRRNYGVSSTQGDGQTLLPLPSTNNTNLTHHHNINTSSPSEPSRRVPTSISTTTNNHHRSLIVPQVQQDGAGDTDTGRQVVHHVTQLTIERDT from the exons ATGGGTAGCGGCGGGGTTGGAGAGGTCCCCACCATATTTCACCCCAGAAGATCGCGTGCTCCGAGCATTGTGTTAAACGACGAACAACAAAATAATGGACCTTACGCCAGTCCTGTCCAAGTTATATTAGATACATCAGCTTCAG GATGTGAACAGCAAGGCTGTAGTGCTAGTGGAGGATGTTGCGACACTTCAATAACTTGCAGGTCTGTAGATCCAGGAGGAGGAGTTCAAAGTCAACAATCCTGTGTCACTGGTAGTTCTTCGAACTCCGTTTCAACTTGTTATGCCTCATGTTGTGCTGAGTCGGCAAAAAAG ATCTACTTCGGTATATGTGTGACAATATGTGTGACAGCTAGTTGGGTTGGTGCAACTCattgtatgaaatatttatactttCAAAAACCAGAAGCAATCAATAATCAGGGTTCGATACCTTCGAATGTGTCCGGACTACATCATCATCAT ATATCCCTACCATATAACGCTCCATTTTTCACAACGTGGTTCTGTACCAACTGGGCTGTTCTGTATTTTCCGGTATACTTTCTATGCAGAGTAGCAAAAACCAAGTGCTCAAATCTGTCAGAAATTGTGGCAGAAAGCCTCCGTGGTTTTCGCGACAAAGGATTCACTGGCGGACGGTTTTTAACTCGATGCAGTCTTTTTTGTGGGCTATGGGTGGTAACAAATTATATgtacattcattcattgagGATACTACTAGCCACAGATGTTATGGCTCTCTTTGCCACCAATGTTTGCTGTGTTTACCTTCTTTCTTGGGTCATTCTTCACGAACAATTTGTCGGTGTTAGG aTAGTAGCAGTCATCTTATGCGATACAGGGATTGCATTACTTGCATACATGGATGGTATTTCGGGAAGTCCAACTCTTGGTGGTGTTGTACTCGCCACATCAGCTGCAGCTGGATCCGCGGTATACAAA GTATTGTTCAAGAAAGTAATAGGAGAAACCACATTCGGCCAAGTGTCTTTATTCTTCTCATTGGTTGGACTTTGTAATGCTGCCTTGCTTTGGCCAATTTGCCTTGCCTTATATTTCTCTGGAGTCGAAAGTGTGCAATGGACTCGCTTGCCATGGCCAGCTCTACTCTCTGCTAGTATCCTTCACCTGG TAGCAAATATGTTGGGAAACTTCAGTATTGCCTTGACCTACGATTTGTTCATAACTCTTGGCCTGATCACTGCTGTGCCGGTGTCTGCAG CTCTCGACGTGGTACTTTACGGAGCCCACTTCGTTGGTATGAAGCTAGCAGGGATGATTTTGATAGCTGTGGGATTTTTCCTCGTAATGTTTCCAGACAATTGGCCAGATTACATCACGCGGTTACTGCG AAACATAATCGCGATGAGTCACAATGTAAG TACGACAAGTTCGCAACATCGTGGGGGTGGCAGAAGCGCGGTGAATAGAAGCCGAAGACAATCGATCCAGCATCGGCAATTCAGACGGAACTACGGAGTGTCCTCTACTCAGGGTGACGGACAAACCCTTCTTCCACTCCCTTCTACCAATAATACTAACTTGACCCATCATCATAATATCAATACTTCTTCGCCCTCTGAACCTTCACGCCGAGTTCCTACCTCAATTTCAACCACTACCAACAACCATCATCGCTCGCTCATCGTCCCTCAAGTCCAACAAG ATGGAGCAGGAGACACAGACACGGGTCGTCAGGTGGTACATCACGTGACGCAATTGACTATAGAACGGGATACATAA
- the LOC105693232 gene encoding putative thiamine transporter SLC35F3 isoform X1 has translation MGSGGVGEVPTIFHPRRSRAPSIVLNDEQQNNGPYASPVQVILDTSASGCEQQGCSASGGCCDTSITCRSVDPGGGVQSQQSCVTGSSSNSVSTCYASCCAESAKKIYFGICVTICVTASWVGATHCMKYLYFQKPEAINNQGSIPSNVSGLHHHHISLPYNAPFFTTWFCTNWAVLYFPVYFLCRVAKTKCSNLSEIVAESLRGFRDKGFTGGRFLTRCSLFCGLWVVTNYMYIHSLRILLATDVMALFATNVCCVYLLSWVILHEQFVGVRIVAVILCDTGIALLAYMDGISGSPTLGGVVLATSAAAGSAVYKVLFKKVIGETTFGQVSLFFSLVGLCNAALLWPICLALYFSGVESVQWTRLPWPALLSASILHLVANMLGNFSIALTYDLFITLGLITAVPVSAALDVVLYGAHFVGMKLAGMILIAVGFFLVMFPDNWPDYITRLLRNIIAMSHNVSTTSSQHRGGGRSAVNRSRRQSIQHRQFRRNYGVSSTQGDGQTLLPLPSTNNTNLTHHHNINTSSPSEPSRRVPTSISTTTNNHHRSLIVPQVQQASSVRLQDGFSFVELNHQSLSLFTNDMIKINCLDRNSY, from the exons ATGGGTAGCGGCGGGGTTGGAGAGGTCCCCACCATATTTCACCCCAGAAGATCGCGTGCTCCGAGCATTGTGTTAAACGACGAACAACAAAATAATGGACCTTACGCCAGTCCTGTCCAAGTTATATTAGATACATCAGCTTCAG GATGTGAACAGCAAGGCTGTAGTGCTAGTGGAGGATGTTGCGACACTTCAATAACTTGCAGGTCTGTAGATCCAGGAGGAGGAGTTCAAAGTCAACAATCCTGTGTCACTGGTAGTTCTTCGAACTCCGTTTCAACTTGTTATGCCTCATGTTGTGCTGAGTCGGCAAAAAAG ATCTACTTCGGTATATGTGTGACAATATGTGTGACAGCTAGTTGGGTTGGTGCAACTCattgtatgaaatatttatactttCAAAAACCAGAAGCAATCAATAATCAGGGTTCGATACCTTCGAATGTGTCCGGACTACATCATCATCAT ATATCCCTACCATATAACGCTCCATTTTTCACAACGTGGTTCTGTACCAACTGGGCTGTTCTGTATTTTCCGGTATACTTTCTATGCAGAGTAGCAAAAACCAAGTGCTCAAATCTGTCAGAAATTGTGGCAGAAAGCCTCCGTGGTTTTCGCGACAAAGGATTCACTGGCGGACGGTTTTTAACTCGATGCAGTCTTTTTTGTGGGCTATGGGTGGTAACAAATTATATgtacattcattcattgagGATACTACTAGCCACAGATGTTATGGCTCTCTTTGCCACCAATGTTTGCTGTGTTTACCTTCTTTCTTGGGTCATTCTTCACGAACAATTTGTCGGTGTTAGG aTAGTAGCAGTCATCTTATGCGATACAGGGATTGCATTACTTGCATACATGGATGGTATTTCGGGAAGTCCAACTCTTGGTGGTGTTGTACTCGCCACATCAGCTGCAGCTGGATCCGCGGTATACAAA GTATTGTTCAAGAAAGTAATAGGAGAAACCACATTCGGCCAAGTGTCTTTATTCTTCTCATTGGTTGGACTTTGTAATGCTGCCTTGCTTTGGCCAATTTGCCTTGCCTTATATTTCTCTGGAGTCGAAAGTGTGCAATGGACTCGCTTGCCATGGCCAGCTCTACTCTCTGCTAGTATCCTTCACCTGG TAGCAAATATGTTGGGAAACTTCAGTATTGCCTTGACCTACGATTTGTTCATAACTCTTGGCCTGATCACTGCTGTGCCGGTGTCTGCAG CTCTCGACGTGGTACTTTACGGAGCCCACTTCGTTGGTATGAAGCTAGCAGGGATGATTTTGATAGCTGTGGGATTTTTCCTCGTAATGTTTCCAGACAATTGGCCAGATTACATCACGCGGTTACTGCG AAACATAATCGCGATGAGTCACAATGTAAG TACGACAAGTTCGCAACATCGTGGGGGTGGCAGAAGCGCGGTGAATAGAAGCCGAAGACAATCGATCCAGCATCGGCAATTCAGACGGAACTACGGAGTGTCCTCTACTCAGGGTGACGGACAAACCCTTCTTCCACTCCCTTCTACCAATAATACTAACTTGACCCATCATCATAATATCAATACTTCTTCGCCCTCTGAACCTTCACGCCGAGTTCCTACCTCAATTTCAACCACTACCAACAACCATCATCGCTCGCTCATCGTCCCTCAAGTCCAACAAG CAAGTAGCGTGAGATTACAGGAtggattttcattcgttgaattaaaTCATCAATCACTCTCGCTATTTACCAATGACATGATCAAAATCAATTGCTTGGACCGAAATTCTTATTGA
- the LOC105693232 gene encoding putative thiamine transporter SLC35F3 isoform X2: MGSGGVGEVPTIFHPRRSRAPSIVLNDEQQNNGPYASPVQVILDTSASGCEQQGCSASGGCCDTSITCRSVDPGGGVQSQQSCVTGSSSNSVSTCYASCCAESAKKIYFGICVTICVTASWVGATHCMKYLYFQKPEAINNQGSIPSNVSGLHHHHISLPYNAPFFTTWFCTNWAVLYFPVYFLCRVAKTKCSNLSEIVAESLRGFRDKGFTGGRFLTRCSLFCGLWVVTNYMYIHSLRILLATDVMALFATNVCCVYLLSWVILHEQFVGVRIVAVILCDTGIALLAYMDGISGSPTLGGVVLATSAAAGSAVYKVLFKKVIGETTFGQVSLFFSLVGLCNAALLWPICLALYFSGVESVQWTRLPWPALLSASILHLVANMLGNFSIALTYDLFITLGLITAVPVSAALDVVLYGAHFVGMKLAGMILIAVGFFLVMFPDNWPDYITRLLRTTSSQHRGGGRSAVNRSRRQSIQHRQFRRNYGVSSTQGDGQTLLPLPSTNNTNLTHHHNINTSSPSEPSRRVPTSISTTTNNHHRSLIVPQVQQASSVRLQDGFSFVELNHQSLSLFTNDMIKINCLDRNSY, translated from the exons ATGGGTAGCGGCGGGGTTGGAGAGGTCCCCACCATATTTCACCCCAGAAGATCGCGTGCTCCGAGCATTGTGTTAAACGACGAACAACAAAATAATGGACCTTACGCCAGTCCTGTCCAAGTTATATTAGATACATCAGCTTCAG GATGTGAACAGCAAGGCTGTAGTGCTAGTGGAGGATGTTGCGACACTTCAATAACTTGCAGGTCTGTAGATCCAGGAGGAGGAGTTCAAAGTCAACAATCCTGTGTCACTGGTAGTTCTTCGAACTCCGTTTCAACTTGTTATGCCTCATGTTGTGCTGAGTCGGCAAAAAAG ATCTACTTCGGTATATGTGTGACAATATGTGTGACAGCTAGTTGGGTTGGTGCAACTCattgtatgaaatatttatactttCAAAAACCAGAAGCAATCAATAATCAGGGTTCGATACCTTCGAATGTGTCCGGACTACATCATCATCAT ATATCCCTACCATATAACGCTCCATTTTTCACAACGTGGTTCTGTACCAACTGGGCTGTTCTGTATTTTCCGGTATACTTTCTATGCAGAGTAGCAAAAACCAAGTGCTCAAATCTGTCAGAAATTGTGGCAGAAAGCCTCCGTGGTTTTCGCGACAAAGGATTCACTGGCGGACGGTTTTTAACTCGATGCAGTCTTTTTTGTGGGCTATGGGTGGTAACAAATTATATgtacattcattcattgagGATACTACTAGCCACAGATGTTATGGCTCTCTTTGCCACCAATGTTTGCTGTGTTTACCTTCTTTCTTGGGTCATTCTTCACGAACAATTTGTCGGTGTTAGG aTAGTAGCAGTCATCTTATGCGATACAGGGATTGCATTACTTGCATACATGGATGGTATTTCGGGAAGTCCAACTCTTGGTGGTGTTGTACTCGCCACATCAGCTGCAGCTGGATCCGCGGTATACAAA GTATTGTTCAAGAAAGTAATAGGAGAAACCACATTCGGCCAAGTGTCTTTATTCTTCTCATTGGTTGGACTTTGTAATGCTGCCTTGCTTTGGCCAATTTGCCTTGCCTTATATTTCTCTGGAGTCGAAAGTGTGCAATGGACTCGCTTGCCATGGCCAGCTCTACTCTCTGCTAGTATCCTTCACCTGG TAGCAAATATGTTGGGAAACTTCAGTATTGCCTTGACCTACGATTTGTTCATAACTCTTGGCCTGATCACTGCTGTGCCGGTGTCTGCAG CTCTCGACGTGGTACTTTACGGAGCCCACTTCGTTGGTATGAAGCTAGCAGGGATGATTTTGATAGCTGTGGGATTTTTCCTCGTAATGTTTCCAGACAATTGGCCAGATTACATCACGCGGTTACTGCG TACGACAAGTTCGCAACATCGTGGGGGTGGCAGAAGCGCGGTGAATAGAAGCCGAAGACAATCGATCCAGCATCGGCAATTCAGACGGAACTACGGAGTGTCCTCTACTCAGGGTGACGGACAAACCCTTCTTCCACTCCCTTCTACCAATAATACTAACTTGACCCATCATCATAATATCAATACTTCTTCGCCCTCTGAACCTTCACGCCGAGTTCCTACCTCAATTTCAACCACTACCAACAACCATCATCGCTCGCTCATCGTCCCTCAAGTCCAACAAG CAAGTAGCGTGAGATTACAGGAtggattttcattcgttgaattaaaTCATCAATCACTCTCGCTATTTACCAATGACATGATCAAAATCAATTGCTTGGACCGAAATTCTTATTGA